In Arthrobacter sp. B3I4, the following proteins share a genomic window:
- the thrC gene encoding threonine synthase yields the protein MAHQWRGVIREYADRLPVTEATKVISLGEGGTPLVHAQKLSELTGCTVYLKVEGMNPTGSFKDRGMTMAMTAAVASGAKAVVCASTGNTSASAAAYATSAGLQCAVLVPEGKISMGKLSQAIAHGATLLQVDGNFDDCLDIARKLGESYPVFLVNSVNPARIEGQKTGAFEVVDALGDAPDIHVLPVGNAGNISAYWKGYKEYAAPFESPTAGQLAAVATKTPVMWGFQAAGAAPFVAGHPITEPDTIATAIRIGNPASWDTAVAARDESGGVIEAVTDEEILSAHRWLSAREGVFVEPGSAAGVAGLIKKHAAGEVPAGKTIVITVTGHGLKDPQWALRTEDGSDVQPVKVANDVVTVAAELGLEEK from the coding sequence GTGGCTCACCAATGGCGCGGAGTCATCCGCGAATATGCTGACCGCTTGCCGGTCACCGAGGCCACCAAGGTCATCAGCCTGGGCGAGGGCGGTACCCCGCTCGTGCACGCGCAGAAGCTTTCCGAACTCACCGGCTGCACCGTCTACCTCAAGGTCGAGGGCATGAATCCGACCGGTTCGTTCAAGGACCGCGGCATGACCATGGCCATGACCGCAGCGGTCGCCTCCGGTGCCAAGGCAGTGGTGTGCGCCTCCACCGGCAACACCTCCGCCTCCGCAGCCGCGTACGCCACCTCGGCCGGGCTGCAGTGCGCCGTGCTGGTGCCGGAAGGCAAAATCTCGATGGGCAAACTCAGCCAGGCGATCGCGCACGGGGCAACCCTGCTGCAGGTCGACGGCAACTTCGACGACTGCCTGGACATCGCCCGCAAGCTGGGGGAGTCCTACCCGGTGTTCCTGGTGAACTCGGTCAACCCGGCACGGATCGAGGGCCAGAAGACCGGGGCCTTCGAGGTAGTCGATGCGCTCGGCGACGCCCCGGACATCCACGTGCTGCCTGTCGGCAACGCCGGCAATATCAGCGCGTACTGGAAGGGGTACAAGGAGTACGCGGCGCCCTTTGAGTCGCCCACCGCCGGGCAGCTCGCCGCCGTCGCGACCAAGACCCCGGTGATGTGGGGCTTCCAGGCCGCGGGAGCCGCCCCCTTCGTTGCGGGCCACCCGATCACCGAGCCGGACACCATCGCCACCGCCATCCGGATTGGCAACCCGGCTTCCTGGGACACCGCCGTCGCGGCCCGGGACGAATCCGGCGGTGTGATCGAGGCCGTCACGGACGAGGAAATCCTCTCCGCGCACCGCTGGCTCTCTGCCCGGGAAGGCGTCTTCGTGGAGCCGGGCTCCGCCGCCGGCGTCGCCGGGCTCATCAAGAAGCACGCCGCCGGCGAGGTTCCCGCGGGCAAGACCATCGTCATTACCGTCACCGGGCACGGCCTCAAGGATCCGCAGTGGGCCCTTCGGACCGAGGACGGCAGCGATGTGCAGCCGGTGAAGGTCGCCAACGACGTCGTCACGGTGGCCGCAGAGCTGGGACTGGAAGAAAAATAG
- a CDS encoding homoserine dehydrogenase: protein MTEMRTLKVALLGCGNVGAQVARILIDDADALAARTGARLELGGIAVRNLDAPRDAELPRELFTTDADALVKDADLVIELMGGIEPARTLILSAVRNGASVVTGNKALLAQDGPTLYEEADKAGVQLSYEAAVAGAIPILRPIRDSLSGDRITRVLGIVNGTTNFILDQMDSTGAQFADALAEAQRLGFAEADPTADVEGHDAAAKAAILASLSFHTRFALEDVYCEGIRSVTAADIAAAKDAGFVIKLLAIAEKLSDTGTDAEGKDGVSVRVHPTLLPREHPLAAVHGAFNAVFIEAENAGELMFYGQGAGGTPTASAVLGDLVSAARRIVLGGPGRTETTTGHVPALPIEAAITSYYIGLDVADQPGVLARIAQLFAEHGVSIEIMRQTVHRESGAEAESAELRIITHRASEGALAATVRAVKGLDVINSVTSVLRVEGV, encoded by the coding sequence ATGACGGAAATGCGAACCCTGAAGGTGGCCCTGCTGGGCTGTGGCAACGTCGGGGCCCAGGTTGCGCGGATTTTGATTGACGACGCCGACGCCCTCGCCGCCCGCACCGGGGCCCGCCTTGAACTGGGCGGCATTGCCGTGCGCAACCTGGACGCACCGCGCGACGCCGAACTGCCGCGCGAGCTCTTCACCACTGACGCCGACGCCCTGGTCAAGGACGCGGACCTGGTGATTGAGCTGATGGGCGGCATTGAGCCGGCCCGCACGCTGATCCTCAGCGCGGTCCGGAACGGCGCCTCGGTGGTGACCGGCAACAAGGCCCTGCTGGCCCAGGACGGACCGACGCTCTACGAGGAGGCCGACAAGGCCGGCGTGCAGCTGTCCTACGAGGCTGCCGTGGCCGGCGCGATTCCGATCCTGCGCCCGATCCGCGACAGCCTCTCCGGGGACCGGATCACCCGGGTACTGGGCATCGTCAACGGCACCACCAACTTCATCCTGGACCAGATGGACAGCACCGGGGCGCAGTTCGCGGACGCCCTCGCCGAGGCCCAGCGGCTCGGCTTCGCCGAAGCGGACCCCACTGCCGACGTCGAAGGCCACGACGCCGCCGCGAAGGCAGCGATCCTAGCCTCGCTGTCCTTCCATACCCGGTTCGCGCTCGAAGATGTCTACTGTGAAGGCATCCGCTCCGTCACGGCCGCTGATATCGCCGCCGCCAAGGACGCCGGCTTCGTCATCAAGCTGCTCGCGATCGCCGAGAAGCTAAGCGACACAGGCACGGACGCCGAGGGCAAGGACGGCGTGTCCGTCCGCGTGCACCCCACCCTGCTTCCCCGCGAACACCCGCTGGCCGCAGTGCACGGTGCGTTCAATGCCGTGTTCATCGAAGCGGAGAACGCCGGTGAGCTGATGTTCTACGGACAGGGCGCCGGCGGCACCCCGACCGCATCGGCCGTGCTGGGGGACCTGGTTTCGGCAGCCCGGCGGATCGTCCTGGGCGGTCCGGGGCGCACCGAGACGACCACCGGGCATGTCCCCGCACTGCCCATCGAAGCGGCCATCACCAGTTACTACATCGGCCTCGACGTAGCGGACCAGCCCGGCGTGCTGGCCCGGATCGCGCAGCTCTTCGCCGAGCACGGCGTCTCCATCGAGATCATGCGGCAGACCGTGCACCGGGAGTCCGGAGCCGAAGCCGAGTCCGCGGAACTGCGGATCATCACCCACCGCGCCAGCGAAGGCGCACTGGCAGCAACCGTGCGGGCCGTGAAGGGCCTGGACGTCATCAATTCCGTCACATCCGTCCTGCGGGTAGAAGGAGTCTAA
- the lysA gene encoding diaminopimelate decarboxylase, with translation MTTNPNISAAASPLAPDWLEVPADLNVLHEPMWAAGVARDGSGELALDGIPVSELQQRFGTPLFVMSETDFRARARAFQDAFNEAFADICGGVDVYYAGKSFLCTAVVRWVEEEGLRLDTASGGELAVAARAGIPGAAVALHGNNKSDGEIHRALDMKLGRIVVDSLAELERVAAIAAHRGDTAKVMLRLTPGVHAHTHEFIATAHEDQKFGLSMAGDSTDQAGLSAAEEAVAAAAGHDSIELLGLHCHIGSQIFEPDGFALAAEKLLDFLAAMQAKYSIVLPELDLGGGYGIAYTPADTPRPPAVIAQAMAAVVRAKVAELGITAPRISIEPGRAIVGPSAFTLYEVGTCKTVRVDAPEPAQENVTYPRRYVSVDGGMSDNARPVLYDADYSAILASRASGAAPQLSRVVGKHCESGDIVVRDVYLPEDVAAGDLLAVPGTGAYCWALSSNYNYLARPGVVAVRDGSARLIVRGETEQDLLNRDMGV, from the coding sequence ATGACCACCAACCCGAACATCAGCGCCGCGGCGTCCCCGCTCGCGCCGGACTGGCTGGAGGTTCCCGCTGACCTGAACGTGCTGCATGAACCGATGTGGGCTGCCGGAGTGGCGCGCGACGGCAGCGGCGAACTCGCCCTCGACGGTATCCCGGTCAGCGAACTGCAGCAGCGGTTCGGGACGCCGCTGTTCGTGATGAGCGAGACCGACTTCCGGGCCCGCGCCAGGGCGTTCCAGGACGCTTTTAACGAGGCGTTCGCCGACATCTGCGGGGGAGTGGACGTCTACTATGCTGGAAAATCCTTCCTGTGCACCGCCGTCGTCCGGTGGGTCGAGGAGGAAGGGCTCCGGCTCGACACCGCCTCCGGCGGAGAGCTCGCCGTTGCCGCCCGCGCCGGCATTCCCGGCGCCGCCGTCGCCCTGCACGGCAACAACAAGTCCGACGGCGAAATCCACCGCGCCCTCGACATGAAGCTCGGCCGGATTGTCGTCGACAGCCTGGCTGAACTGGAACGTGTCGCAGCGATCGCCGCGCACCGCGGCGACACAGCGAAAGTCATGCTGCGGCTGACCCCCGGCGTGCACGCGCACACCCACGAATTCATCGCCACCGCGCACGAGGACCAGAAGTTCGGGCTTTCGATGGCCGGTGACTCCACCGACCAGGCAGGGCTGTCCGCTGCGGAAGAGGCCGTGGCGGCCGCCGCCGGCCACGACAGCATCGAACTGCTGGGCCTGCACTGCCACATCGGCTCGCAGATCTTCGAACCCGACGGCTTCGCGCTTGCCGCCGAAAAACTGCTCGACTTCCTGGCCGCGATGCAGGCGAAGTACTCGATTGTGCTGCCCGAGCTGGACCTGGGCGGCGGTTACGGCATCGCGTACACGCCGGCGGACACCCCCCGCCCGCCGGCGGTAATCGCCCAGGCAATGGCCGCCGTCGTCCGCGCCAAGGTGGCCGAACTCGGCATCACCGCGCCGCGGATCTCGATCGAGCCGGGCCGGGCGATCGTAGGTCCGAGTGCGTTCACGCTCTACGAAGTCGGCACGTGCAAGACGGTGCGGGTGGACGCACCAGAGCCGGCTCAGGAAAACGTTACGTATCCCCGTCGCTATGTGTCAGTGGACGGCGGGATGAGCGATAACGCCCGTCCGGTGCTGTACGACGCGGATTACTCGGCAATTCTCGCCTCCCGCGCGTCAGGGGCGGCCCCGCAGCTGTCCCGAGTGGTGGGCAAACATTGCGAGAGCGGCGACATAGTTGTTAGAGATGTATATCTGCCCGAGGACGTGGCAGCCGGTGATCTGCTCGCTGTACCGGGGACCGGCGCCTACTGCTGGGCCCTGTCAAGCAACTACAACTATCTGGCCCGGCCGGGCGTTGTCGCGGTACGCGATGGATCAGCCCGGCTCATTGTCCGCGGGGAGACAGAACAAGATCTGCTGAACCGCGACATGGGAGTCTGA
- a CDS encoding class I SAM-dependent methyltransferase, giving the protein MSNLWEQMQLVPSVVRFASRAPKDPDVAWEGYWRGVRSTGRSGDVLWDAGAQRERAQYAEQLLAHFDPALPVVDVGCGNGTHTRWLAGLFPSVLGVDVSAGAIDRARQESEDVPNADYAVLDATAGDAGTLLAERLGQANVFVRGVFHVLKPNRQKALAANLHTVVGSGGNVFLAETNFRGNSLGYLAELGATRAHMPRQLQRALEHLPRPGHFGPQERARHFPAASWRLVVDGPAKIEVVPMDGTGNPQHVPGYFAVMAGAD; this is encoded by the coding sequence ATGTCGAATCTTTGGGAGCAGATGCAGCTTGTGCCTTCGGTGGTGCGCTTTGCATCGCGGGCACCGAAGGACCCGGACGTGGCCTGGGAGGGGTACTGGCGCGGGGTGCGCTCCACCGGACGATCCGGCGACGTGCTGTGGGACGCCGGCGCCCAGAGGGAGCGGGCCCAGTACGCTGAGCAACTCCTGGCCCACTTCGATCCCGCTCTTCCGGTGGTGGATGTCGGCTGCGGCAACGGAACCCACACCCGCTGGCTTGCCGGTCTGTTTCCCAGCGTGCTCGGCGTCGATGTGTCAGCCGGTGCCATCGACCGGGCCCGGCAGGAAAGCGAAGACGTCCCCAACGCCGACTATGCGGTCCTGGACGCTACCGCCGGGGACGCAGGGACACTCCTTGCGGAGCGGCTCGGGCAGGCCAACGTCTTTGTCCGGGGAGTCTTCCACGTCCTGAAACCGAACAGGCAGAAAGCCCTGGCGGCTAACCTGCACACCGTCGTCGGCAGCGGGGGCAACGTTTTCCTGGCCGAAACCAATTTCCGTGGCAACAGCCTCGGTTACCTGGCGGAACTCGGAGCGACCCGCGCGCATATGCCCCGCCAACTGCAGCGCGCCCTCGAACACCTGCCACGGCCAGGGCATTTCGGGCCGCAGGAACGCGCCCGCCATTTCCCAGCCGCGAGCTGGCGGCTGGTAGTCGACGGGCCGGCGAAGATCGAGGTAGTTCCTATGGACGGCACCGGCAACCCGCAGCACGTCCCGGGGTACTTCGCCGTCATGGCAGGCGCGGACTGA
- a CDS encoding bifunctional diguanylate cyclase/phosphodiesterase, with translation MRPWTGSTQMDEAPDPRLQLLVDGVVRLAAGELDARIQPSERRDDIDAVITGVNLLAEELGHIYTDLEERVAARTAMLRRTQVELEQMAKTDALTGLANRTLLKERIRDALDACTHGPAAPAVVLLDLDSFKVINDTLGHSAGDDALVEVANRLRAAVRETDTVARLGGDEFAILITEATEEEILQVAHRASESLRDSVRIGTETVWAMASMGVCIGAPGYPAEALMRDADIAMYQAKAQGRNNVQLFHPDMLEAVRERSRTTAELGTAVANEELALLYQPVVDMASGEVVGMEALVRWNHPVRGTVLPDSFIAIAEETGLIYELGRWVLHEGIRQLNCWSQAVPDRADFCLHINLSAAELLRNDLLEDIQSTLAAHGVEPRRLVLEITETVLMTRGTGEQQVLMKLRELGVGLQIDDFGTGYSSISYLGSIPAETVKVDQSLIRNMGTDAQQQRFVSAVLQLISAAGLNAIVEGIETADQADQLRDMGCLYGQGYHFSRPLAPTEALDYLRGSAPRR, from the coding sequence TGGATGAGGCCCCGGACCCCCGGCTGCAGCTGCTCGTCGACGGCGTCGTCCGGCTGGCAGCCGGTGAACTGGATGCGCGGATTCAGCCCTCGGAACGGCGGGACGATATTGACGCGGTCATCACGGGTGTGAACCTGCTGGCCGAAGAACTGGGCCATATTTACACCGACCTGGAAGAAAGGGTCGCGGCCCGGACCGCGATGCTGCGGCGCACGCAGGTCGAGCTGGAACAGATGGCCAAGACGGACGCTTTGACGGGTCTTGCGAACAGGACCCTGCTGAAGGAACGGATCCGGGACGCACTCGACGCCTGCACCCACGGGCCGGCCGCTCCGGCCGTGGTGCTCCTGGATCTTGACTCGTTCAAGGTCATAAATGACACCCTGGGCCACAGCGCCGGCGACGACGCCCTGGTGGAGGTCGCCAACCGGCTGCGCGCGGCCGTCAGGGAGACCGATACGGTCGCGCGCCTGGGCGGCGACGAATTCGCGATCCTCATCACCGAGGCCACCGAGGAAGAAATCCTTCAGGTTGCCCATCGTGCCTCGGAGTCGCTGCGGGACAGTGTGCGTATCGGCACAGAAACGGTGTGGGCCATGGCCAGCATGGGAGTGTGCATCGGAGCGCCCGGGTATCCGGCGGAAGCGCTGATGCGCGATGCCGACATCGCCATGTATCAAGCCAAGGCGCAGGGCCGGAACAACGTTCAGCTCTTCCACCCGGACATGCTCGAGGCCGTACGTGAACGATCACGCACGACGGCGGAACTGGGCACCGCAGTCGCCAACGAAGAGCTCGCTCTGCTGTACCAGCCGGTGGTCGACATGGCTTCGGGTGAAGTCGTGGGCATGGAAGCGCTGGTCCGCTGGAACCACCCGGTCCGCGGCACCGTCCTGCCTGACAGCTTCATCGCGATCGCGGAGGAAACGGGCCTCATCTATGAGCTGGGACGTTGGGTGCTGCATGAAGGCATCCGCCAACTCAACTGCTGGAGCCAGGCGGTCCCGGACCGCGCGGACTTTTGCCTTCACATCAATCTCTCTGCCGCTGAACTGCTGCGCAATGATCTGCTGGAGGACATCCAGAGCACCCTGGCCGCGCACGGCGTCGAACCGCGACGCCTGGTCCTGGAGATCACCGAGACCGTGCTGATGACCAGGGGTACCGGGGAGCAGCAGGTCCTGATGAAGCTGCGCGAGCTCGGTGTCGGGCTGCAAATCGACGACTTCGGAACCGGATACTCATCCATCAGCTACCTCGGCTCCATTCCTGCTGAGACCGTCAAAGTGGACCAGTCCCTCATCAGGAACATGGGCACCGATGCCCAGCAGCAACGATTCGTCTCCGCCGTGCTGCAGCTGATTTCGGCTGCCGGGCTGAACGCGATCGTGGAAGGAATTGAAACGGCCGACCAGGCCGACCAGCTGCGGGACATGGGCTGCCTCTACGGGCAGGGTTACCATTTTTCCCGCCCGCTGGCTCCCACGGAAGCACTGGATTATCTGCGCGGCTCGGCACCGCGTCGGTAA
- the thrB gene encoding homoserine kinase translates to MVTVRVPATTANLGPGYDSLGLALSLYDTLTVETLESGELEFDLSGEGADTLPRDASHLVARALTEALHLLGFRHEGLRITADNVNPHGRGLGSSAAAVVAAATAANALVPAEARRGKDWILQFTSQLEGHPDNVAPAIFGGLALSWQDSDQYSSTRATVHAGVVPVVAVPDFELSTEAARALLPASVGHHAAAMNSGRAALLIHALTQQPEFLLPGTEDYLHQSYRAQAMRPSADLIAALRGAGHAAVVSGAGPTVLVLAASEREAADVAEFIGAFTAANTPDVAWRVMALTVDTEGAKVEVHRR, encoded by the coding sequence ATGGTCACCGTCCGGGTGCCGGCGACCACCGCCAATCTGGGCCCCGGCTATGACAGCCTGGGGCTGGCGCTGTCGCTGTACGACACGCTGACCGTGGAGACCCTTGAAAGCGGCGAACTGGAATTCGACCTGAGCGGCGAGGGCGCGGACACGCTGCCCCGGGACGCGAGCCACCTGGTGGCCAGGGCACTCACCGAGGCGCTGCATCTGTTGGGCTTCCGGCACGAGGGGCTGCGGATCACCGCGGACAACGTCAACCCGCACGGGCGCGGCCTGGGGTCCTCGGCCGCCGCCGTCGTGGCCGCCGCCACCGCGGCGAATGCGCTGGTTCCGGCGGAGGCCCGGCGCGGCAAGGACTGGATCCTGCAATTCACGTCCCAGCTGGAAGGCCACCCGGACAACGTTGCACCCGCCATTTTCGGCGGACTGGCGCTGTCCTGGCAGGACAGTGACCAGTACAGCAGCACCCGCGCGACAGTCCATGCCGGCGTCGTGCCCGTGGTTGCTGTGCCGGACTTCGAACTCTCCACCGAGGCTGCCCGGGCGCTGCTGCCGGCTTCCGTAGGCCACCACGCCGCGGCCATGAACTCGGGCCGCGCGGCGTTGCTGATCCATGCCCTCACGCAGCAACCTGAATTCCTGCTGCCGGGAACCGAGGACTACCTGCACCAGAGTTACCGGGCCCAGGCGATGCGGCCCAGCGCCGATCTGATCGCGGCCCTGCGGGGCGCCGGCCACGCCGCCGTCGTCTCCGGTGCGGGACCCACCGTGCTGGTGCTGGCCGCGAGCGAAAGGGAAGCAGCCGACGTGGCGGAATTCATCGGTGCCTTCACGGCGGCCAACACGCCGGACGTTGCTTGGCGTGTGATGGCGCTAACCGTGGACACTGAAGGTGCTAAAGTGGAAGTGCACCGGCGGTAA
- the argS gene encoding arginine--tRNA ligase — MTPEQLSLAISACLKDAVAAGDIALAATDIPDAVRVERPKNREHGDWATNIALQLAKPAGVNPRQFAGVLGNRLTAIDGVSAVDIAGPGFLNITVDAAAAGALAKAIVEAGPAYGTNTALAGRTVNMEFVSANPTGPLHIGHTRWAALGDSIARVLRASGADVTAEYYVNDAGSQMDVFAHSVLSRLHGRGVPEGGYPGEYIADLGHEVLTQHPDIRELTDVAALPVIRGAAYKAQLQDIKRTLADFGVEFDVFFSEQELHDAGAIESAVARLREQGHVYDDGGAVWLRTTDFGDDKDRVMIRANGEPTYFAADAAYYLSKKDRGFTEKIYLLGADHHGYINRLKAIAAAAGDDPEVNIEVLIGQLVSVNGAKLSKRAGNIIELKDLISWLGKDAVRYSLARFPADSPLTLDPELLKKHSNENPVFYVQYAHARSRGAARNAVAAGVERRVDGSDRFDAALLDHATENELLSHLGSYPSIVARAAELREPHRVARHLEVIAGAYHRWYDACRVAPLGDEAITDLNRTRLWLNDATSQVLANGLELLGVSAPERM, encoded by the coding sequence GTGACCCCAGAACAACTCTCCCTCGCCATATCCGCCTGCCTCAAGGACGCCGTCGCCGCCGGTGACATCGCCCTGGCCGCTACCGACATTCCGGACGCGGTGCGCGTGGAGCGGCCCAAGAACAGGGAACACGGGGACTGGGCCACCAACATCGCGTTGCAGCTCGCCAAGCCGGCCGGCGTCAACCCGCGGCAGTTCGCCGGCGTCCTGGGCAACCGGCTGACAGCGATCGACGGCGTCTCCGCTGTTGACATCGCCGGGCCGGGCTTCCTGAACATCACCGTCGACGCTGCCGCCGCGGGCGCGCTCGCCAAGGCGATCGTCGAGGCCGGGCCCGCGTACGGGACCAACACCGCGCTCGCAGGCCGCACGGTCAACATGGAGTTCGTCTCCGCCAATCCCACCGGGCCGCTGCACATCGGCCACACCCGCTGGGCCGCCCTCGGCGACTCGATCGCCAGGGTGCTCCGGGCGTCGGGCGCGGACGTCACGGCCGAGTACTACGTCAACGACGCCGGTTCCCAGATGGACGTCTTCGCGCACTCCGTGCTCTCCCGGCTGCACGGCCGCGGCGTTCCGGAGGGCGGTTACCCGGGGGAGTACATCGCCGATCTCGGCCACGAAGTCCTGACCCAGCACCCCGACATCCGGGAACTCACCGACGTGGCGGCCCTGCCCGTGATCCGCGGCGCCGCCTACAAGGCGCAGCTGCAGGACATCAAGCGCACGCTCGCTGACTTCGGCGTGGAGTTCGACGTCTTCTTCTCGGAGCAGGAGCTGCACGACGCCGGAGCTATCGAAAGCGCCGTCGCCCGGCTGCGGGAACAGGGCCACGTCTACGATGACGGCGGCGCCGTCTGGCTGCGCACCACCGACTTCGGGGATGACAAAGACCGCGTCATGATCCGCGCCAACGGGGAACCGACGTACTTCGCCGCCGACGCCGCGTACTACCTGTCCAAAAAGGACCGCGGCTTCACCGAGAAGATCTATCTGCTCGGCGCCGACCACCACGGCTACATCAACCGGCTGAAGGCCATCGCGGCCGCGGCCGGTGACGATCCCGAGGTCAACATCGAGGTGCTGATCGGCCAGCTCGTCTCCGTCAACGGCGCCAAGCTGTCCAAGCGGGCCGGGAACATCATCGAGCTCAAGGACCTGATTTCCTGGTTGGGCAAGGACGCCGTGCGGTACTCGCTGGCGCGCTTCCCGGCCGATTCGCCGCTGACCCTGGATCCGGAGCTGCTGAAGAAGCACAGCAATGAGAACCCGGTGTTTTATGTCCAGTATGCGCACGCCCGCTCCCGCGGCGCGGCCCGCAACGCAGTGGCCGCGGGCGTCGAGCGCCGCGTTGATGGCAGCGACCGGTTCGACGCCGCGCTGCTGGACCACGCGACCGAAAACGAGCTGCTCTCGCACTTGGGCAGCTACCCGTCGATTGTGGCAAGGGCCGCCGAACTGCGTGAGCCACACCGGGTTGCCCGCCACCTGGAAGTCATCGCCGGCGCCTACCACCGCTGGTACGACGCTTGCCGCGTCGCGCCGCTGGGCGATGAAGCCATCACCGACCTGAACCGCACCCGGTTGTGGCTCAATGACGCCACCAGCCAGGTGCTGGCCAACGGACTCGAACTGCTGGGCGTTTCGGCGCCGGAACGGATGTGA